One Kitasatospora sp. NBC_01266 genomic window carries:
- a CDS encoding type II toxin-antitoxin system VapB family antitoxin produces the protein MTATNIELDPDILAEAMRLLGTTTKKETVNTALREVVERLKRLEALEKMTTRAARGEFDPAIRAYETRKRAQRGE, from the coding sequence GTGACCGCCACCAACATCGAGCTCGACCCCGACATCCTGGCCGAGGCCATGCGACTGCTCGGCACCACCACCAAGAAGGAAACGGTCAACACCGCACTCCGGGAGGTGGTCGAGCGGCTCAAGCGACTGGAAGCGTTGGAGAAGATGACGACCCGCGCAGCGCGCGGCGAGTTCGATCCGGCGATCCGCGCATACGAGACACGCAAACGTGCCCAGCGAGGTGAATGA
- a CDS encoding VOC family protein: protein MSDYYNAFEMSPVPAPGPDAVAPEPFRGIYGMPAFVTIPTCDLAASVDFWTRGLGFFELFGIPGTLVHLRRWAFQDVLLVSAASVPEQPPAVSFSFACVLGQVHSLVEGCRALRPNSVDGPRDTPWNTRDVEVITPENARIVFTAAKPFDPASQEARNLEAVGITPPDLGHGDSHGDNEEHA from the coding sequence ATGAGCGACTACTACAACGCGTTCGAGATGAGTCCCGTGCCCGCCCCCGGCCCGGATGCGGTTGCGCCGGAGCCGTTCCGTGGCATCTACGGAATGCCCGCGTTCGTGACGATCCCCACTTGCGATCTGGCGGCGTCGGTGGACTTCTGGACCCGTGGGCTCGGGTTCTTCGAGCTGTTCGGCATCCCCGGCACGCTTGTGCATCTGCGCCGGTGGGCGTTCCAGGACGTGCTGCTCGTCTCGGCGGCGAGCGTTCCGGAGCAGCCGCCGGCGGTGAGCTTCAGTTTCGCGTGCGTGCTCGGCCAGGTCCACTCCCTTGTCGAGGGCTGTCGTGCGCTGCGCCCGAACTCGGTCGACGGTCCACGGGACACTCCCTGGAACACCCGCGATGTGGAGGTGATCACCCCCGAGAACGCACGGATCGTCTTCACCGCGGCGAAGCCCTTTGATCCGGCCAGTCAGGAGGCGCGCAACCTCGAAGCCGTCGGGATCACCCCACCGGACCTCGGCCACGGCGATAGTCACGGCGATAATGAGGAGCATGCCTGA
- a CDS encoding citrate synthase 2 translates to MSDFVPGLEGVVAFESEIAEPDREGGALRYRGVDIDELVGQVSFGNVWGLLVDGKFNPGLPSAEPFPIPVHSGDIRVDVQSALAMLAPVWGLKPLLDISAEQARDDLARAAVMALSYVAQSARGQGLPMVPQSEIDKAETVVERFMIRWRGEPDPKHVKAIDAYWTSAAEHGMNASTFTARVIASTGADVAAALSGAVGAMSGPLHGGAPSRVLGMIEEIERTGDAAAWVKNALDKGERLMGFGHRVYRAEDPRARVLRRTAKELGAPRFEVAEALEKAALEELHNRRPDRVLATNVEFWAAIMLDFAEVPAHMFTSMFTCARTAGWSAHILEQKRTGRLVRPAARYIGPGPRSPREIEGYDSIAH, encoded by the coding sequence ATGTCCGATTTCGTACCCGGGCTTGAGGGAGTCGTCGCTTTCGAGAGCGAGATCGCCGAGCCGGACCGCGAGGGCGGTGCGCTGCGCTACCGCGGCGTGGACATCGACGAGCTGGTCGGGCAGGTCTCGTTCGGCAACGTCTGGGGTCTGCTGGTCGACGGCAAGTTCAACCCCGGCCTGCCCTCCGCCGAACCCTTCCCGATCCCGGTGCACTCCGGTGACATCCGGGTCGACGTGCAGTCCGCGCTCGCCATGCTCGCCCCGGTCTGGGGCCTCAAGCCGCTGCTCGACATCTCCGCCGAGCAGGCCCGCGACGACCTCGCCCGCGCCGCCGTGATGGCGCTCTCCTACGTGGCCCAGTCGGCCCGTGGCCAGGGCCTGCCGATGGTCCCGCAGAGCGAGATCGACAAGGCCGAGACGGTCGTCGAGCGGTTCATGATCCGCTGGCGCGGCGAGCCGGACCCCAAGCACGTCAAGGCGATCGACGCCTACTGGACCTCGGCCGCCGAGCACGGCATGAACGCCTCCACCTTCACCGCCCGGGTCATCGCCTCCACCGGCGCCGACGTCGCCGCCGCCCTGTCGGGTGCGGTCGGCGCCATGTCCGGCCCGCTGCACGGCGGCGCCCCCTCCCGGGTGCTGGGCATGATCGAGGAGATCGAGCGCACCGGCGACGCCGCCGCCTGGGTCAAGAACGCGCTGGACAAGGGCGAGCGCCTGATGGGCTTCGGCCACCGCGTCTACCGCGCCGAGGACCCGCGCGCCCGCGTGCTGCGCCGCACCGCCAAGGAGCTCGGCGCCCCGCGCTTCGAGGTCGCCGAGGCGCTGGAGAAGGCCGCCCTGGAGGAGCTGCACAACCGCCGCCCCGACCGGGTGCTGGCCACCAACGTGGAGTTCTGGGCCGCCATCATGCTGGACTTCGCCGAGGTCCCGGCGCACATGTTCACCTCGATGTTCACCTGCGCCCGCACCGCCGGCTGGTCGGCGCACATCCTGGAGCAGAAGCGCACCGGCCGCCTGGTCCGCCCGGCCGCCCGCTACATCGGCCCCGGCCCGCGCAGCCCGCGCGAGATCGAGGGCTACGACTCGATCGCGCACTGA
- a CDS encoding PIN domain nuclease — protein MTGYLIDTSAIWRILQDRGVQARWIGPLEAGLVKVCSITKLEYLYSAESPAHRDELEEELTTLFASAPMPKDAWRWAENAQYKLTQKGRHRGPGPADLLLCATAVHHGLTVLHDDDDIATVSRVLPEVLEADIFRRDFS, from the coding sequence GTGACCGGCTACTTGATCGACACTTCCGCCATCTGGCGGATTCTCCAGGACCGGGGCGTCCAGGCGCGCTGGATCGGCCCGCTGGAAGCCGGCCTGGTCAAAGTGTGCTCGATCACGAAGCTCGAATACCTCTACTCGGCCGAGAGTCCCGCGCATCGTGACGAGTTGGAGGAGGAGCTGACCACGCTCTTCGCCTCCGCCCCCATGCCCAAGGACGCCTGGCGGTGGGCGGAGAACGCCCAGTACAAGCTCACCCAGAAGGGCCGGCACCGAGGTCCCGGCCCGGCCGATCTACTGCTGTGTGCCACGGCCGTGCACCACGGCCTGACGGTCCTGCACGACGACGATGACATCGCCACCGTCTCCCGCGTCCTCCCGGAGGTCCTGGAGGCCGACATCTTCCGCCGCGACTTCAGCTGA
- the serC gene encoding phosphoserine transaminase has product MAQIEIPADLKPADGRFGCGPSKVRPEALSALAATGTSLLGTSHRQAPVKNLVKRVREGVSSLFSLPEGYEVVLGNGGSTAFWDIAALGLVRQKSQHLNFGEFSSKFASSVKAVPWLDDPSVIKTAPGTHPLPVAEAGVDVYALTHNETSTGVAMPIRRPAGTAGDGSLVLVDATSGAGGLPVDITETDVYYFAPQKSFASEGGLWLAAFSPAALERAAEIAGSGRYIPPFFDLPTAIDNSSKDQTYNTPAIATLFLLADQLEWLNGNGGLDWAVARTAESAGHLYGWAEKSAFANPFVAEPAERSQVVGTIDFDEAIDAAAVAKALRANGIVDTEPYRKLGRNQLRIAMFPAIDPADVQALTACVDYVVEQL; this is encoded by the coding sequence GTGGCCCAGATTGAGATTCCCGCTGACCTCAAGCCCGCCGACGGCCGTTTCGGCTGCGGCCCCTCCAAGGTGCGCCCCGAGGCCCTCAGTGCCCTCGCCGCCACCGGTACCTCACTGCTCGGCACCTCGCACCGCCAGGCTCCGGTCAAGAACCTGGTGAAGCGCGTGCGCGAGGGCGTGAGCAGCCTCTTCTCGCTCCCCGAGGGATACGAGGTGGTGCTCGGCAACGGCGGCTCCACCGCCTTCTGGGACATCGCCGCCCTCGGGCTGGTGCGCCAGAAGTCCCAGCACCTGAACTTCGGCGAGTTCTCCTCGAAGTTCGCCTCCTCGGTCAAGGCCGTGCCGTGGCTGGACGACCCGAGCGTGATCAAGACCGCGCCCGGCACCCACCCGCTGCCGGTCGCCGAGGCCGGCGTGGACGTCTACGCGCTGACCCACAACGAGACCTCCACCGGCGTCGCGATGCCGATCCGCCGCCCGGCGGGCACCGCCGGCGACGGCTCGCTGGTCCTGGTGGACGCCACCTCGGGCGCCGGCGGCCTGCCGGTGGACATCACCGAGACCGACGTCTACTACTTCGCGCCGCAGAAGTCCTTCGCCTCCGAGGGCGGGCTCTGGCTGGCCGCCTTCTCGCCGGCCGCGCTGGAGCGGGCCGCCGAGATCGCCGGCTCCGGCCGCTACATCCCGCCGTTCTTCGACCTGCCGACCGCGATCGACAACTCCTCGAAGGACCAGACGTACAACACCCCGGCGATCGCCACCCTCTTCCTGCTGGCCGACCAGCTGGAGTGGCTCAACGGCAACGGCGGGCTCGACTGGGCCGTCGCCCGTACGGCTGAATCCGCCGGGCACCTCTACGGCTGGGCCGAGAAGTCCGCGTTCGCCAACCCGTTCGTCGCCGAGCCGGCCGAGCGCTCGCAAGTGGTCGGCACCATCGACTTCGACGAGGCGATCGACGCCGCCGCGGTGGCCAAGGCGCTGCGGGCCAACGGCATCGTGGACACCGAGCCGTACCGCAAGCTGGGCCGCAACCAGCTGCGGATCGCGATGTTCCCGGCGATCGACCCGGCCGACGTGCAGGCGCTGACCGCGTGCGTCGACTACGTGGTCGAGCAGCTCTGA
- a CDS encoding alpha/beta fold hydrolase — MTTFLLIPGLCMGGWAWEAVAAELAAGGHRAVPVTLPGLAERAGEGAGSIGLAEHVAEVVALLDAQGPGVVLVAHSYAAFPALAAADRRPGQVARVVFVDTGMPENGESVLTSFAGSGISGPIEGGLLPVPSEPAGIPDAELERYHRLATPHPAATLTDPIELTGAWRKLPTTGVFCLENGLSLEVARALHASGDPRFAKLAEPGVTFFEMATGHFPMLTAPVELAGILVRAAAGEGAGLYG, encoded by the coding sequence ATGACGACGTTCCTGCTGATCCCCGGTCTCTGTATGGGCGGTTGGGCCTGGGAGGCGGTGGCCGCCGAGCTGGCGGCGGGCGGGCACCGGGCGGTGCCGGTGACGCTGCCCGGGCTGGCCGAGCGGGCGGGGGAGGGGGCCGGGAGCATCGGGCTCGCGGAGCATGTCGCCGAGGTGGTGGCGCTGCTCGACGCGCAGGGGCCGGGGGTGGTGCTGGTGGCGCACAGCTATGCGGCGTTCCCCGCGCTCGCCGCTGCGGACCGGCGGCCGGGCCAGGTCGCGCGGGTGGTGTTCGTGGACACCGGGATGCCGGAGAACGGCGAGTCGGTGCTGACGAGCTTCGCGGGGAGCGGAATCTCGGGCCCGATCGAGGGTGGCCTGCTGCCGGTGCCGAGCGAGCCGGCCGGGATCCCCGACGCGGAACTGGAGCGGTACCACCGCCTGGCCACCCCGCACCCCGCCGCCACCCTCACCGACCCGATCGAGCTGACCGGCGCCTGGCGCAAGCTGCCCACCACCGGTGTGTTCTGCCTGGAGAACGGCCTCAGCCTGGAGGTGGCCCGTGCCCTGCACGCCAGTGGGGACCCCCGGTTCGCCAAGCTGGCTGAGCCCGGGGTGACCTTCTTCGAGATGGCGACCGGCCACTTCCCGATGCTCACCGCCCCGGTCGAGCTGGCCGGCATCCTGGTGCGCGCGGCGGCCGGTGAGGGTGCGGGACTGTACGGCTGA
- a CDS encoding MerR family transcriptional regulator, whose translation MPDATDADGLTVGQASTRLGVTVRALHHWDEIGLARPSLRTAAGYRLYTAGDLERLHRIVVYRELGLGLDRIRDILDDSTADVPGALRAQRTQVGERIDRLQQLGAGLDRMIDAHERGLLLTIEQQAAVFGPRWNPDWPAQARQRYGDTTQWLQYAEGSASRGPQEWQAITDAVADFERTLGEAMDAGVTPGSPEANRLVERHREVFASYFPLTRQMQVCLGRKYEADPGFAAHYDGIRAGLATWFRRIIDAGARAHGIDPDTATWQ comes from the coding sequence ATGCCTGATGCCACTGACGCCGATGGCCTGACCGTCGGTCAGGCCTCGACACGTCTGGGCGTGACGGTCCGCGCGCTGCATCACTGGGATGAGATCGGTCTGGCGCGACCGTCGCTGCGCACGGCTGCCGGGTACCGGCTCTACACCGCCGGTGATCTGGAACGCCTGCACCGCATCGTCGTCTACCGTGAGCTCGGCCTCGGCCTGGACCGGATCCGGGACATCCTGGACGACTCGACCGCGGACGTGCCCGGCGCATTGCGCGCGCAGCGCACCCAGGTCGGCGAGCGGATCGACCGACTCCAGCAGCTCGGCGCCGGACTGGACCGGATGATCGACGCCCACGAGCGTGGCCTGCTGCTGACCATCGAGCAGCAGGCCGCGGTCTTCGGCCCCCGGTGGAACCCGGACTGGCCCGCCCAAGCCCGTCAGCGCTACGGAGACACGACGCAGTGGCTGCAGTACGCCGAAGGCTCAGCCTCTCGCGGTCCACAGGAGTGGCAGGCCATCACGGACGCCGTCGCCGACTTCGAGCGCACCCTCGGGGAGGCGATGGACGCCGGCGTCACACCTGGTAGCCCGGAAGCGAACCGACTCGTCGAGAGGCACCGCGAGGTCTTCGCTTCGTACTTTCCCCTCACCAGGCAGATGCAGGTCTGTCTCGGCCGCAAGTACGAGGCCGATCCGGGATTCGCCGCCCACTACGACGGCATCCGCGCCGGCCTTGCCACCTGGTTCCGTCGCATCATCGACGCCGGCGCCCGCGCCCACGGCATCGACCCCGACACCGCGACCTGGCAGTAG
- a CDS encoding SDR family oxidoreductase, whose product MSRLAGKTALVTGGSRGIGRGIALRLAGEGALVAVHYGNNEAAAKETVAEIEAAGGQAFAVGAELGVPGDAAALWAAFDAGLAAHSGGSGLDILVNNAGVGLYGVVGEVAEADFDRVFAINAKAPYFIIQQGLERLRDGGRVINISSGVTRIAYPITSAYSMTKGAINTLTLTLAQQLGPRGITVNAVAPGLVNTDLTAELREPKAQAEAAALSVFNRVGEPADIGDAVAFLASDDARWVTAQVLDATGGSHL is encoded by the coding sequence ATGAGCAGGCTTGCGGGGAAGACGGCACTGGTGACCGGTGGCAGCCGGGGGATCGGCAGGGGGATCGCGCTGCGGCTGGCCGGCGAGGGCGCGCTGGTGGCGGTGCACTACGGGAACAACGAGGCGGCCGCCAAGGAGACGGTGGCCGAGATCGAGGCGGCCGGCGGCCAGGCGTTCGCGGTCGGCGCCGAGTTGGGCGTGCCGGGCGACGCGGCGGCGCTCTGGGCCGCCTTCGACGCCGGACTGGCCGCGCACAGCGGCGGTTCGGGCCTGGACATCCTGGTCAACAACGCGGGGGTGGGCCTCTACGGCGTGGTCGGCGAGGTGGCCGAGGCCGACTTCGACCGGGTCTTCGCGATCAACGCCAAGGCGCCGTACTTCATCATCCAGCAGGGACTGGAGCGGCTTCGGGACGGCGGCCGGGTGATCAACATCTCCTCCGGCGTGACCCGGATCGCCTACCCGATCACCAGCGCCTACTCGATGACCAAGGGCGCGATCAACACGCTCACGCTGACCTTGGCCCAGCAGCTGGGCCCGCGCGGGATCACCGTCAACGCGGTGGCCCCCGGCCTGGTCAACACCGACCTGACCGCGGAGCTCAGGGAGCCGAAGGCGCAGGCCGAGGCCGCCGCGCTGTCGGTCTTCAACCGGGTCGGTGAGCCGGCGGACATCGGCGACGCGGTCGCGTTCCTCGCCTCCGACGACGCCCGCTGGGTGACCGCCCAGGTGCTGGACGCCACCGGGGGCTCCCACCTCTGA
- a CDS encoding MFS transporter, producing MIPQGAAGAANRPDDTTIPTSTVVTATNATTTPVATPVSSPGDDDPCERTAAAETAAPGTAASTRFTRPTGTFSSLRVRNYRYFFAGQIVSNTGSWMQRIAQDWLVLSLTGSPLAVGITTAMQFLPTLLLGLFGGVLADRMPKRRMLVVTQGAMGLLAAALAVMTITGVVTEYYVYAFALLLGLVTVVDTPTRQAFVSEMVGPEHLSNAVSLNAANFQTARLVGPAVAGLLIAAVGSGWAFALNALSFAAVIGGLLAMRTSELRPVQRIPREKGQLREGLRYVRERPDLMWPLVLAGFIGTFGFNFPTLLSGFAYDTFHVGPGRYGLLNTAMALGSLAGALYAARRGAPRLRWLTGAALGFGLLEVLASGAPGYWSFAVLLTLIGICGLTFNTAVNSYVQLATDPEMRGRVMGLLVLVFTGGTPVGAPLVGWATDAYGPRVGLLACGLVSALAAAVIGLVLARCADLRLRVDLHRGSGGRVVAFVPRQAQPSEPESLPSEPLPQGRERELVAAC from the coding sequence GTGATACCGCAGGGCGCAGCCGGCGCCGCCAACCGTCCCGACGACACCACCATCCCGACCAGCACCGTTGTCACCGCCACCAACGCCACCACCACCCCTGTCGCCACGCCGGTGAGTTCCCCCGGCGACGACGACCCCTGCGAACGCACCGCGGCGGCTGAGACCGCCGCACCGGGAACCGCGGCCTCGACCCGGTTCACCCGCCCGACGGGGACCTTCTCCTCGCTGCGGGTTCGCAACTACCGGTACTTCTTCGCCGGGCAGATCGTCAGCAACACCGGCAGCTGGATGCAGCGCATCGCCCAGGACTGGCTGGTGCTGAGCCTCACCGGCAGCCCGCTCGCGGTCGGCATCACCACCGCCATGCAGTTCCTGCCCACCCTGCTGCTCGGCCTCTTCGGCGGCGTGCTCGCCGACCGGATGCCCAAGCGGCGGATGCTGGTCGTCACCCAGGGCGCGATGGGCCTGCTGGCCGCCGCACTGGCCGTGATGACGATCACCGGTGTGGTGACCGAGTACTACGTCTACGCCTTCGCGCTGCTGCTGGGCCTGGTGACCGTGGTGGACACGCCGACCCGGCAGGCCTTCGTCTCCGAGATGGTCGGTCCCGAGCACCTGAGCAACGCGGTCAGCCTGAACGCCGCCAACTTCCAGACCGCCCGGCTGGTCGGCCCGGCGGTGGCCGGTCTGCTGATCGCGGCGGTCGGCAGCGGTTGGGCGTTCGCCCTCAACGCGCTCTCCTTCGCGGCCGTGATCGGCGGTCTGCTGGCGATGCGGACCAGCGAACTGCGTCCGGTGCAGCGGATCCCGCGCGAGAAGGGGCAGCTGCGCGAGGGGCTGCGGTACGTGCGCGAGCGTCCCGACCTGATGTGGCCGCTGGTGCTGGCCGGGTTCATCGGGACCTTCGGCTTCAACTTCCCGACCCTGCTCTCCGGCTTCGCCTACGACACCTTCCATGTCGGTCCGGGCCGGTATGGCCTGCTGAACACCGCGATGGCACTCGGCTCGCTGGCCGGCGCCCTCTACGCCGCTCGCCGGGGTGCCCCGCGCCTGCGCTGGCTGACCGGCGCGGCCCTGGGCTTCGGGCTGCTGGAGGTGCTGGCCTCCGGTGCACCCGGGTACTGGAGCTTCGCGGTGCTGCTCACCCTGATCGGGATCTGCGGGCTGACCTTCAACACGGCGGTCAACTCCTATGTGCAGCTGGCCACCGACCCCGAGATGCGTGGCCGGGTGATGGGCCTGCTGGTGCTGGTCTTCACCGGCGGCACCCCGGTCGGCGCCCCGCTGGTGGGCTGGGCGACCGACGCCTACGGCCCCCGGGTCGGCCTGCTGGCCTGCGGCCTGGTCTCGGCCCTGGCGGCGGCGGTGATCGGCCTGGTGCTGGCCCGCTGCGCCGACCTGCGCCTGCGGGTCGACCTGCACCGGGGCAGCGGCGGCCGGGTGGTGGCCTTCGTGCCGCGCCAGGCGCAGCCGTCGGAGCCGGAGTCGCTGCCGTCGGAGCCGCTGCCGCAGGGGCGGGAGCGCGAGCTGGTGGCGGCCTGCTGA
- a CDS encoding DUF397 domain-containing protein, with product MECAPQSATQGSVPVRDSKDPHGPALVFPAASFSAFLAQVKSGSLAML from the coding sequence GTGGAGTGCGCCCCGCAGTCCGCTACCCAAGGCTCCGTCCCCGTACGTGACTCCAAGGACCCGCACGGCCCCGCCCTCGTCTTCCCCGCCGCGTCCTTCTCGGCGTTCCTTGCACAGGTCAAGTCGGGTTCGCTTGCCATGCTCTGA
- a CDS encoding helix-turn-helix domain-containing protein, with protein sequence MAVELGVIDGGASDEGPMTWGRVLRMIREEKGLTQAQLADLMTTHQTMISHLELGKSQPDERWARRLDEVLEAGGRLLMAFKLVEPYLSQPPPDWDAFKELRRVEGQAVRLYDLSTARITGLLQSEQYMRALFAKYNPWESSEQIESRVRERLARQTRLFVQGGLRLVSVIEEATLRRVVGSRALMRAQHAHLLEMMQMTNVVIQVLPFGEGEATRMVMSDMIILEQGNGQRRVYTESLNQGHFIDSAREASRYVDEYDQVRGFSLSGKASAELIRSVMKEMADGQHRVDQEQLLAEQRRQLRGVRPAVRYPRLRPRT encoded by the coding sequence ATGGCCGTTGAGCTGGGGGTCATTGACGGTGGGGCGTCGGACGAGGGGCCGATGACGTGGGGTCGGGTGCTGCGGATGATCCGGGAGGAGAAGGGGCTGACGCAGGCGCAGTTGGCCGATCTGATGACGACCCATCAGACGATGATCAGCCACCTGGAACTGGGCAAGAGCCAGCCGGACGAGCGGTGGGCCAGGAGGCTGGACGAGGTGTTGGAGGCTGGTGGGCGGTTGCTGATGGCGTTCAAGCTGGTGGAGCCGTATCTGTCGCAGCCGCCGCCGGACTGGGATGCGTTCAAGGAGCTCAGAAGGGTGGAGGGGCAGGCCGTCCGGCTGTACGACCTCTCCACCGCGCGGATCACGGGCCTGTTGCAGAGTGAGCAGTACATGCGGGCGCTCTTCGCCAAGTACAACCCATGGGAGAGCAGTGAGCAGATTGAGAGCCGGGTACGGGAAAGGCTGGCTCGGCAGACCCGGTTGTTCGTGCAGGGCGGACTTCGGCTGGTCAGCGTGATCGAGGAGGCGACGCTGCGGCGTGTGGTGGGAAGCCGAGCGCTGATGCGAGCACAGCATGCCCACCTGCTGGAGATGATGCAGATGACCAATGTGGTGATCCAGGTACTGCCCTTCGGAGAGGGGGAGGCTACGCGAATGGTCATGAGCGACATGATCATTCTTGAGCAAGGGAACGGCCAGAGGCGGGTCTACACGGAGAGCCTGAATCAAGGGCACTTCATCGACAGCGCACGCGAGGCTAGCCGATACGTCGATGAGTATGATCAGGTGCGCGGATTCTCTCTGTCGGGGAAGGCGTCCGCAGAGCTGATCCGAAGTGTCATGAAGGAGATGGCCGATGGCCAGCATCGCGTGGACCAAGAGCAGCTACTCGCAGAGCAGCGGCGGCAACTGCGTGGAGTGCGCCCCGCAGTCCGCTACCCAAGGCTCCGTCCCCGTACGTGA
- a CDS encoding MarR family winged helix-turn-helix transcriptional regulator, whose product MSEMSEGDLAAVSQLRSSVMRLARRLRHQHVEQSLSPTEMGVLGTLARCGSATPGELARREHVQPPSMTRIIAMLEEKGLVRREPHPEDRRQVVVSMTDQAAAILDESRRRRNAWLAELASGLTEEEWASVRAAAPALYKLAHL is encoded by the coding sequence ATGTCCGAGATGTCCGAGGGCGACCTCGCCGCTGTCAGTCAGCTGCGGTCGTCCGTGATGCGGCTGGCGCGCAGGTTGCGGCACCAGCATGTGGAGCAGTCCCTCAGCCCTACCGAGATGGGGGTGCTGGGGACGCTGGCCCGGTGTGGGAGTGCGACACCGGGGGAGTTGGCGCGGCGGGAGCATGTGCAGCCGCCGTCGATGACGCGAATCATCGCGATGTTGGAGGAGAAGGGGCTGGTGCGGCGCGAGCCGCACCCCGAGGACCGGCGGCAGGTGGTGGTCAGCATGACCGACCAGGCCGCGGCGATCCTCGACGAGAGCCGCAGGCGGCGCAACGCCTGGCTCGCGGAGCTGGCCTCCGGGCTGACCGAGGAGGAGTGGGCGAGCGTGCGCGCGGCAGCGCCCGCGCTGTACAAGCTCGCGCACCTGTAG
- a CDS encoding prevent-host-death family protein: MSILTVSFSDLSKNSKRVADTVERAQRVHVTRRDGEDLYLTTERHDRQREETADVTARLFAALISNDEGARAVLMALPTVFPWTRHLSADEVREFVVDLVDATRDVVELDVHANLHRVIVEWRATARILADPDLTAQLTRPLPGDDHGEVPAP, from the coding sequence ATGTCGATACTCACTGTGTCGTTCTCTGACCTGTCAAAGAACTCCAAGCGGGTTGCCGACACCGTTGAGCGCGCCCAACGGGTTCACGTCACGCGTCGCGACGGCGAGGATCTCTACCTCACGACCGAGCGCCATGACCGCCAGCGCGAGGAGACCGCAGACGTCACCGCCCGCCTCTTCGCCGCGCTGATCAGCAACGACGAGGGCGCACGGGCAGTACTCATGGCGCTGCCCACGGTCTTCCCCTGGACCAGACACCTGTCGGCCGACGAGGTGCGGGAGTTCGTCGTCGATCTGGTGGATGCCACACGTGACGTCGTGGAACTCGACGTACACGCCAACCTGCACCGCGTCATCGTCGAATGGCGTGCCACAGCGCGGATCCTGGCAGACCCCGACCTGACCGCGCAGCTCACCAGGCCTCTCCCGGGCGATGACCACGGCGAGGTGCCCGCACCATGA
- the thpR gene encoding RNA 2',3'-cyclic phosphodiesterase has translation MRLFVAVHPSPEAVAELATATAPLRALPGADRLRWTDEDGWHLTLAFLGSVPDDHVPVLREALAQTALGYQAHRLRLAGGGHFGDRVLWVGLAGQTWALRALARAVLTVTAEVAEPQDAELDFHPHLTLARTGRRSHPGREERAALHTAAERLEEFQGVEWPVAEFQLMRSDFDGGRVRYTTVDRWELNSG, from the coding sequence ATGAGACTCTTCGTCGCCGTCCACCCCTCTCCCGAAGCGGTCGCCGAGCTCGCCACCGCCACTGCCCCCCTGCGCGCCCTCCCCGGCGCCGACCGGTTGCGCTGGACCGATGAGGACGGCTGGCACCTCACCCTCGCGTTCCTCGGTTCGGTGCCCGACGACCACGTTCCCGTCCTCCGCGAGGCGCTCGCGCAGACCGCGCTCGGCTACCAGGCGCATCGCCTGCGACTGGCCGGTGGCGGACACTTCGGCGATCGCGTTCTCTGGGTCGGCCTCGCCGGGCAGACCTGGGCACTGCGGGCACTCGCCCGCGCGGTGCTCACCGTGACGGCCGAGGTGGCCGAACCGCAGGACGCCGAACTCGACTTCCACCCCCACCTCACCCTGGCCCGCACCGGTCGCCGGAGCCATCCCGGTCGTGAGGAGCGGGCCGCCCTGCACACGGCGGCCGAGCGGCTGGAGGAGTTCCAGGGCGTGGAGTGGCCGGTGGCGGAGTTCCAGCTGATGCGCAGCGACTTCGACGGCGGACGGGTCCGCTACACCACCGTGGACCGCTGGGAGCTCAACTCAGGCTGA
- a CDS encoding TetR/AcrR family transcriptional regulator — protein MTTSPPRGRPRSFDREAALDAATRLFWERGYEATSIADLTEAMGIRAPSLYAAFGDKRALFEEVVAGYGRTYGAFGPRAFEEEPTVRAGIARLLRETAAEYTAPDHPHGCMIISAAANCTNEDVMARLRALRESNIADLEQRIAAAVASGEEPPEADPGTLARLTGAVIQGMSQQARDGAGRAELELVAAAAMRAWPPSA, from the coding sequence ATGACGACTTCCCCGCCCCGCGGCCGCCCCCGGTCCTTCGACCGCGAGGCCGCCCTGGACGCCGCCACCCGGCTGTTCTGGGAGCGGGGCTACGAGGCCACCTCGATCGCCGACCTGACCGAGGCGATGGGCATCCGGGCCCCCAGCCTGTACGCCGCCTTCGGCGACAAGCGGGCGCTCTTCGAGGAGGTCGTGGCTGGCTACGGCCGGACGTACGGCGCCTTCGGCCCGCGCGCGTTCGAGGAGGAGCCGACGGTGCGGGCCGGGATCGCCCGGCTGCTGCGCGAGACCGCCGCCGAGTACACCGCCCCCGACCACCCGCACGGCTGCATGATCATCAGCGCCGCCGCCAACTGCACCAACGAGGACGTGATGGCGCGCCTGCGAGCGCTCCGCGAGAGCAATATCGCGGACCTGGAGCAGCGGATCGCGGCGGCGGTGGCGAGCGGCGAGGAGCCGCCGGAGGCCGACCCGGGCACCCTGGCCCGGCTCACCGGCGCGGTGATCCAGGGCATGTCGCAGCAGGCCAGGGACGGGGCGGGGCGGGCGGAGCTGGAGCTGGTCGCGGCGGCGGCGATGCGTGCCTGGCCGCCGTCAGCCTGA